DNA sequence from the Mauremys mutica isolate MM-2020 ecotype Southern chromosome 9, ASM2049712v1, whole genome shotgun sequence genome:
agcttatgcccaaataaatttgttagtctctaaggtgccaaaaggacTCCTTGCTGTTTTTACAGAGCAAGGAGTTTGTGCTGCAGTGGCCTAAAGTCATGATGCTGACCAAGACTCACTTAATCCCTGCTTGAATCACCTACTTTAAGACAGGAAATGGATCTGAAACAGACATAGCCTACAGCGAACACAGTCCTAGGATTAACCTACCTATGGTATTTATCTGGCCCCTATCATTgtgcagggtgggagggaggtatatctcagtggtttgagtagtgacctgctaaacccagggttgtgacttcaatccttgagggggccatttagggaagtggagtttaaaaaaaacaaaaaaaaccccaacaacgctgtctggggatttgtcctgttttgaacagggggctggactgaatgacctcctgaggtcccttccaaccctgatattctatgatctgtaCTACCTTCCAATTTGTAATGCAGTTACCCTTTTAGGGCCATCCCATTATTTTACTGGTGGGGAATGGAGGCAGAGAGGGACTAAACAACTCACCTGAGTCACACGAGCCATCTGTGGCAGAGTAAGGAAGTGAACTTGGGTCTGCCTAAGTCCCagactagtgccctaaccactggaccaccctACTTTAACTCCAGGGTCTAAGATCCTGAGAACTCCCTGGAGCTGTCCATAGCGAATGTAGTCCTGGCGCTTCCCAGAATTGCCATGTATCCCCTTTAAATGAGAACAGGAATGTAGCTGAAGGGGGTTAATGCTAATACAGGGGATCCTTGCTATAAACCATAGCTGGGAACAAGGGATAATAATGTTCAGTGTTTGTCTGGGGGCTGCATGTGTGTTACTGTGGGTGCTGTTCTCTCTGCAGTGCTCTCATGTGAGGTGCTCCCCACAACAAAGCCTAACCAGACAGAACTCAGAATGGACCGGTTTGAAGTCTCCCTTGTCGACCTATCCGGGGGGCAGAGGTCGCGGGGCACATGGCATAATCGCTACGGTGATGCTCACGGGATTATCTTTGTTCTGGACTCCAGCGACGTGCTGCGGATGGAAGAGGCCAAGAGAACCTTGGGCCGTCTTCTGGCTCACCCTAGGATTTCAGGGAAGCCCCTGTTACTGTAAGGCTGCCTCTCCCTTGCATTGAAATGCTCCTTGGCCATTCCAATAAATGGCGTTGCTGCGCATCCAGGCAGGAACCTCAAAGGCAATATTCAGGGATCCCAGTGCTGAAACAGCATGGGTGAGGGGAACCCAGGATCAGAACGAATGAGGAAGCTGAGGATTGTCCCTTTGGATTAAGGCTGGTTGGGTGATTGGAAAGAAGCACAGTGCAGGTGAGACCAGCACAGAGTGAAAGTAGGATAGTTCTGCAGACCTCACTTCTCTTGTGTTCTCTGCAGGGTAGAGCTGCGGGTGCCTTAGTGATGATCATAGGTTATGTTGCACAGAGATATGCCTGGCATGTTGTAGGTGCATAAAGAAGGTCCTTGCTCCATGGAGCTGTCAATCTAAACTTGGTGAAGAGACAGTAGAGTAGAGGGGTTCATGGATTATCTGCTCTGTGTGGGAACCCATCTGCTTAGTCTTGTTGGTTGCCATTGAATCTCGTTAAGGTGTGTCTGAGTTTTAACATGACTCAGCAATTACTGTAGCATGATGGGTTATTTTAGGGAATGAGACAGGTGCAGCTTATCTGGGAGACTCTGCCAAGCATTGAGGTGATGGTACGCTCCTCATAGGGCTCTGTGCTCTGAGTGTTAACTGGGCCTGGCTGACACGGTGCAGAAAGAAAAGCCCAGCCACACGGTTCTGTTCACATCAGTTTGGAACCATGGCTTTGTGTTCCCTCAGCTTAGCACATCCTGAACTGCTCTGGAAATGGTGGTGGCAACATGTGAACAAATAAGCCCTTGTCACTGAGCCCCTCAGTCCTATCTCATAGTGTCTCCACCAGTCCCTTGCGTTCCACTAGCATGGTGTCTGCACTGCCGGGATGGATGGGACAGAGCAGTTAGTCTGTGAAGCAGGGGTCTGCGGCAGAGCAGGACAGTGGGTTATAGGGAAAGGGTGGGggcccaggctcagggctgggtggaGGGGCCAGTCCTGATCCCACTGAGGTGAATGtaatttttgccattgactcaaaCAGAAGCAGGCCTGGGGTGAAGTGAATGTTAGGGATGAACAAAGCCTACCCCAAATCACAATTCTTCATTCGGAACCATGAGCCAGTTGGGGGTTCTCCTGTCTATGTGACAGAGACCGTGGATTCCATCCCTCTGCTTCAGCAGTCCCAAACTTTCACATGGTCCCCCTCCACTCTAGAGATAAGAAGCTTGTGTAACTAAAGCCTGACCCTGCCAGGCTTCTAAggaaacttttgagggcttttgcCAGACTCTGCCAAACCCAAAGTGAAGCTTCTTGATGCCTCAGATTTGTCTGAGTTTCTGCGGCTGAGTTTGGTGGGTTTGTTTGATCCCATCCCAGAGCTCCGTACAGATGGCCACAGAGTGGTGGTCTGGGCTGAACCAGGCCCTGGCAAGCTCCCACAAGCTCATACATGAACTTCGCTGGCTGTCTTTGGAATTTGCCATGTTGCCTTTGAATAAACCACAAACTGCAGGGTTACCAAATCATGCCAACCACCCTGGACAAGCTCCCCACAGCActagcctggctccacctccCCTCAGGAGTGAGGCTGAAGAAGGACAATGTTGAGCTACTGTAGGAGCTCTGCTGGCCAGTGAGGTCTTatccttctctctccttcctcccttctCATTGCTCCCAGGCTGGCCAATAAACAGGACAAGGTTGATGCCCTCCTCCCATGTGAGCTGATCGAATGCCTGTCCCTGGAGAAGCTTGTGAATGAAAACAAGTCACTGTGCCGCATCGTAAGTGTGAGAAGGGCTTGACCAGCTTGATGTAGTTGGCACCATTCCCACCAATCTCATGCATCTTCATACTTATACAGGAATCTCCAGAGAACGCATTATGCTGTGGGCCTTTTGCCATCAGCATCAAAAGGAATTATGCAGAGGGGAGAAAACATGGGCATGTCGAACATGCAGACCAGCACTGTCAAAAGTGcccagtgttgtttttttttgagtGGTTCATATTCTGGCagcccaacttgagataccttgGGCCtgagcacccgcagctcccactgtcttGCACCCCCATACTAAGGGGGTTTAAGCTGGGCTCCTGTCACACAAAATCAGGTGTAGCCCACAGGGTTGTTGTGAGCCAGTTAGGCCCTAATTCTCCTGAAGGGCCATTGGGCCCATGACAGCCTAATAAAAATAAGTCCCAAACCGTAATCCACACCACTCAGGCTGTCTTGCAGCTAGCAGATGGCTCAGTGTGAGGCTGAGATTGGGATTCCACTGGGTGGAAGGGGAATGTCATATATAAGCAGGTGTTTGTCTCCAGTGCCCTCTACTGGACCTGTTCAAGTGTGTGACCATGTTATGCAACGGTCTTCAGAGGATATAAACACTGTTACAGCTGAGATTGTCCTTTGGTTTACTTGATGGCGGCCTGTGGGGGTTTTGGAGCAGGATTCCCCATACTGCCGGGGAGTGGCTTAGCATGCTGGGATGCTGTCAGTCTCTCTGCACTTCTAGATCTTATGTGGGAGAGGGCAAACTTCCCCATATGCTTTGCAACCAGGTAGCTATTTCCTGCTAGCCCGCCCCTATCCTATCCAGGCCATCTCATGTCAAAGGACTCAGCGGGTTTCCTCCAACTTGCCGATCAGGTGATTCTGTCTCAGATACAGAAATCTATGGTACAGCCCCAGGTCTGCAACCTGATGGTCAGACACTAGAGCTGACTTAATCCTTAGCCTAATCGGGCAATCAGATGTGTGTCCTGCATGTTACTGCTAACCTTGATGTAGGACTCTTGTGATCTGTAGCAGTCGTTGTGCCAGTGAGCCATACAGGGACTTCCCCCCGGTTGCAATAGTAGAAGCCAGGCGGCTGGCCTTCTCCCTGTGGTGAGCTGCTCTCAGCAGTTGTTCAGGTACCTTTCCTCCTTGCTATTTGCTGTCATGCAGATGCTGACTTGGGCTTTCTCTGCCCACAGGAGCCATCTTCAGCAACCAAAAGTCTCCATAAAAGCCAGTCCCGGACCATCCTGCAGGGACTCCGCTGGCTCCTGCACACCATTGCCATCAACTACAGTGTCCTGAGTGCCCGGGTGCAACAAGACAGCCTTGACCAGACAGCTCCCCGAGAGCAAGAGGCTCCCAGGAGAGCAGCGCGGGCCCACAGCCAGACACGGGGGGAGAGGTTTGCTCTATGGAGAGTTAATATTCTGGGCCATGCCCTGCCCTTGGTCTGACATCAGTGTATTTCAACTGTGGATCTGGGTGCAGACAGCAAGCCTAGAAGAGGGGGATTCATTCTTCAAAGCCAaaggcttccctccctccccagagctaGCACATTTCTCACTCTTCTTCTCTCCCTTACACCGGTGTAAGTCAGGAATAACTCCAGCGAAGCCCAAggagttacaccagtgaaaatgggagcagaatctggTTCCAGAACTACACTGCACCACAACTAAAAGTGATGCACAGAGCTCTGTAATTATAGCACTGCCTCCATCCAAGTGGGTCTTCACAATACGCAGTAAATAATCCATTCCTAGTGATACTGGAATAGCTGCGAACTTCCTTGCGCAcctccctctcccagcaggggctgcgcCAGCATCTCCCCTGGTGTCTCAAGAGCTGGGCCCGTGTGTGCAAACCAACGCGGGGAGGGGTGGCTATATTCAAAACTGGGAGCATGAAAGAGGTGGCCATTTTAGCTGGCATGGAGATAATGGGGTATGGGGAGGTGCTTCCCTGGGACCAGACTGGGGGAGAGAGCTTTGGGCAGGGCATGTACATGGAGCCTCTGGTAAAGCCCTCAGGGAACAAGAGCTGTGCATGAGGTGTGGCTGCTGCAGGTCCATGAGAGGGGGAAGTAATGGATGCCTGCTGGGAGCTGACAGAAGGGGCTCTTGGTCACATGCTCAGCAGAGGCCTGGGACTGGCTCCATGGAATGGCTGGCTGGAGAGGATGCTACAGAATGTTAAGGGCCTCCGTCAGCATCCGAGCACCTGAGCCTCTGAGCTCCTTAATGGGGCAAGAGcgtggggacaggatttcaatTGTGCCTGTAGTTCAGAGGCATCCACGCCCTGGTCTCTGAATTCCTGCTGTCTGGTGGTGTGCCCTTCCTTGGCACAGCCAGGCAGCCGGGGACACTGCAGCTaagggctgtgggaggaaaaatactgtgtgtgtgtgtgtgagaatttaTTAATTTGTCTCTGCTTCCCTGTCCCTAGGGTGTTGCTGGCCAGAAGGGACAGTTCCCAAGAAGGAAGTGCCAAGATAGGGGAGTACAAACCACTACAGCCCATCCAGAACATCCTCTCACAGGTAACCAGCCCCTCCACTCATTCCTCACCTCTTAATATAGCTGTTCCTGTGACTATTCCACCAAACAGGGACTGACTTCTGGTAATGGacttcccccacctcttccctgaacAGGAGGAAGGCCCAAAGGTAcccaagagaaagagaaagaaagggaaggtGAAGAAGAAGGGGTTGGTGCAGTGTGGGAGCATGGCTGATGAAGAGGAAGGGAAAGCTTGGGGAGGAGAGAACAGAGCAAGTGCTGCAGTTGGGCTCCTCCACAGCAACAGAGTTGGCCAGGAGAAACCACTCCCCAAGGGGACAACTCCTCTCCCAGCAGGTAACAGTATTAGTAGGCGTCAGACTGAAAGGAGGTtctagcaggggtgctggaacaattttgtatagtgggagtgctgagagacattgaaccaaactgtaaaccctgtgtatgatggaaaccacttcaagccagggaatCGGAACAGTACATCTCGCACATGTAAACACTAAGGCTGTGTGAAAAGTTTAGCTGGAACCCAGCACCCACCTCAAGTCAGGGTGGGTCCAGTTTATAACCAAACCTGCAAACAATCAGGGCAGGTCCATCCAGGGTGTTCCCATCACACGGGACCCTCTGAATTTCACCTAGCATGTTATCTTCAGATGGTGGGTTGTGACAGTGGCCTGATTCCTGCCCTCTCCTGGGGTTTGTGACCTTCTCTGCTAAGCCTGTCCCCCAAATCCTGAAGTGGTATCAAGAAGTACATGTACCTGTTCCCCACACCCTTACCATGCAATTGGGAAATCCTTGTGCTTCAGCCACTAATATACTAAATAGGTGGTAGCAGATCCCTGTAAGGCTTTACTGCCATAGCTAAGGAACTTTTGTGGATTTTTGTGGAATTTGAACCTCTGAGTCAACCTGCATTGGGTGCCTTGGTGTAGGCCACCTGCCAATGAACCTGTCACTGTCTGGTCCATGTGACACAAACTCTGCAGAACTTATTCTTCTCTAGTGAGTATGTAGTTATCCCCTGAATGCCACATGCTAAGCATAAAAACATAggaacggctatactgggtcagatcaatggtccatctatgcCAGTATCCTGTCATCTGACAGTAACCAATGCCAGATGTTTTAGAGGAGTGAACAGAacaatttattgagtgattcaTCCACTGCCATCCAGTCCATTTCTAGCGGtctgaggtttagggacacccagagcatgggattatGTCCCTGACCATATTGAttaatagccattgaaggacctatcctccatgaacttatctaattcattttttgaatccaattatacttttggccttcacagcatcccctagcaatgagtgccacaggttgactgtgcattatgtgacgaaagatttccttttgtttgttttaaacctgttgcctgttaatttcattgggtgactcctagtgcttgtgttatgtgaaggggtaaataacacttccttatgcaCATTCTCcacccatcatgattttatagacctctataacatccccccttagttgtctcttttccaagctgaacagtcccaattttttaaaaccgctcctcatatggaagctgttccatatccttaataatttttgttgcccttctctgtaccttttccaaggTGTGCGTGTACCATGgaattatatagtggcattatgatattttctatcttattatctatccctttcctaatggctcctaacattgtTACATTTTTTGACTGCCTCTTCCCATTTGAGCAGATGGTtccagaaaactatccacaatgactccatgatctctttcttgaatggtaacagctaatttagaccccatcattttgtatatatcaTTGGTGTTACATTTTTcaaggtgcattactttgcatttatcaacactgagtgtcatctgccattttcttttgCAGTCacgcagttttgtgagatccctttttgTAACTCTTGGCAGTctcctttggacttaactatctatagtaattttgtattggctgcaaacttttccacgtcactgtttatccctttttccaggtcatttatgaatatgttgtacAGCACTGGTTCTCATACAGATCTTTAGGTgatcctgctatttacctctccactgtgaaaactgaccacttattcctaccctttgtttcctatttttaactagttactgatccatgagagggggGTTccacttatcccatgactgcttacttttctcctttgctttgcctttggtgagggatcttatcaaaggctttctgaaagtccaagtccaAGCATGATCAGGGGTTAGCAGATTTCCTGAGCCACAGGACATTTCACAGCATGGTTAGACATGCTGCTACAGGGTCATGTGAGTGCCACTTCTCTGGAAGGTCATAGAAAActttatctgtttttaaaaatagttaccTGTACCATCCCATTCTATATGTACTGCACagtttgtgagtgtgtgtgtgggggtgtgtctTCCTACTGGAAATGCATCCTCTTTTGATAAAATATTTTGGAACATGTACTGAGTTTGAAGACCTATGAAATACCCGTACTGTGgatttaaaaatggatttttgaTCCAATAAATTAGATCAACCCCATGGATGTCTTTTTGGTTAAGagcatttaaaaaacacaagCCTGAAACCAATAACCCCTGCTTTGTATTACAGGACATTTCCCTCAGATGTGTTATTAACCCTTGAACATAGGGAGTGGTAATAGAAATAAACCTGGTAATAGAAATATAAGTTATGTTTTTAACATAGAAAACTCTTGTGCCTTAATACATCAACTCTCTCTGTAACTGGACACAGAACTGTCAGGTACTAAACAGTGACTTTTGAAATGTAGATAGTTTAGAGCAGCTAATTGGAGTTTAGCTGCATGGAGCagagaggatgggagggggaaaggaagggaagacTTTGCAGAACATCTTTGCCGTCCTTGGCAGGTGTTGCTGTGAGAATGGGGAGGAAAATACTGATGTTCTTAGAAAGCTGTTGGGCAAAGTTTTCCCACCTAGTGTAATGACCACAAAAAATCCGTGTCCCAGTGTTAAATCCAACTTCATTTCATTTAATCCAGGGCAGAGCacgaagaagaaaaagaagaaaattaaaaataaaatcaagtccCAGGAGTCCTCACTGGAGCCACAGAACGAAGGAATCTCGGGTACCTTTGGTCAGTATTTCCCAGGTGAAGTGTGTTGCAGGAGGGGATGCTGTACATCCGCTGTCCATGTTTCTGCAAAGAGTGGGAAGGCTTCGATCTGCTATCGTTTGTGTTTCTTGGATCAGGAAAGCTTGTGAAATGTTATGGCCTGTATTGCGTCAAGTTACTGGTGGATTTCAAACTGACCATGGGGAATCCTCTTTGCAggcttcagagtggtagccatgttagtctgtatcagcaaaaagaacgaggagtccttgtggcaccttagagactaacacatttattttatttatttaatgctaTTTGCATTCAGTATCTTCCCCCAACTTGCTGCTGGCCTGAGGAATGGTTGGGAATTGTATGTTCAGTCAGCAAGGAGTTGTGAGAGGTATTGGTTTGATTTGTTTTGCAGCACAGCTTGTAGCCTGGGACGATCCCAGACTGACCAGTGATGGTTATCTGGGTGGGTATTGGAGAGCAAGGTTTAAAAGGGATAGTCAGATGTGCCCAGAGGATTCTGAAAGCATACAATGGTTCAAGGCAACTCTGATACTGTGACATACCAGCATATAATCCAGACTAGTTGGTGGCTGTGGCATCCTTGCCTTGTAACCTGGGGTGCTTTGCCATGCCATGCCTTGCTCCCGTAGCCTCCAACTGGCGTGCTCATAACCAGCCACCAGCAGGCAGGCCACTCCCAGATGTAGTTGTGTAACTGTTGCCTGCCAGTCATACCCTGGCTCTGCCTCTAACCAGCCTGGTTATACTACAggatgaccccaacacactcccagtcccggacttttcccccagaaatgtacatcttgtactgtccagccctctccaggACAGTTCACAAATATTAAGTTcatattcctttaagggaataatatacaGCAGCGTATCATGATAAATGAAGTTACCCAGACaccttaaacacactggattggATGATACAATAAAACAAGATTATTAGCTACAAAGAGAGATTTGAAGTCAATacaaataatgaggcataaaagtcagaaatggttacatgaaaagtaaagataaaatgcttactaGTGCCTAATTTAACAAACTGTATTAGATTCTAGCAACATTTCTCACCACATACTTCCAGCaagattactgaccaaactcttcagGTCAGGAGCCACCCCCCGGAGTCCAATGGctgtttccttttgtcttctGAGGTGTGGAGAATGTGATGGGCAGGGAGAAAGGGATCCCTTGGGGGTGTTTTCTCCTCCTTTTATTAatttcagtccccctcttgaaaaacatttccagctgagaaccaggaATTAGTCTATgtagaaggatgttccctgctggggTTTTTTCGCACCTGTTAGAGCtttctttgttttcccttcctgcttgatgactctgtttactgcttaaatgcaaattaaggcaagcacacattcctttgtttaggacagacctgtttaccAACTTCTGCttgggcggggctgtggggtttggaatgGGGAAATCTTATAACGTCACATACACTGTTGCCACACGTATGTTATCAGGACAATACTGAGCAATGAATTACaagttttcaaatgatgccttacaaggcataccttgtacatagattattacaatagtgtgtcaagtgtgaatacaggggtgtattCCATCACAGATGCCCTCTATTCCTAGGGGTGAAGTCTGATTTGAGGGCTTGAGAGTGAGGCTGAAAAggaatggggatggggggcagcctgTCCAGAAAGGAGGGGAATACTTCAGCCCTGTAGCTGGGATTGCTGTCAAGGGATTGTCAGACATCAAAGTTCATTTGATTTTCCAAAGTTATAGCTCAAAAGTCTGCACTGGGTGAGTGACTCTACTCTCTCAGAGGATTTCTCCCCAAGAGAAGACAGCTGTCTTTTTTTATGGTGGTGGCTGGTGAATGATATAGATGTTTCTGCATACATTAGCTGAAGTGTATTCTTAATGCTGTTTGGCCTCTCCACACGAGGGATGGGAGAATATCTTTAAGGTTATTAGACAGAGTTTTGGAGGTTATTTTGGCTCAGATGGGCAGTTTTTGCTTAGATGAACAGAGAGCCCCGTTAGTCATCTTCTTGCTGGACTTAAAACTATCCTTTCTTTAGAGCTAGCTTATGTGTGGCTGAGTGGTGGCAGTGAGCCAAGCAGGAAGCTACCCCAGCCACTGATGCATACTATGAATGAATTCCTTTTCTAGACCATCCTGCTACACTTGCTGGAAAGAAGTAGACTTGCTCCTGCTCCTCTTTATTTGAAGAGGGCTGGAGAAAGGAGCGGATAGGGAGTTATGAATTATGGGTAAGCTTTGTTGTCTGTGCTCGGCATTATCACTGGCGGGGGGGGATCTCATGCtgtcttagggcctgatccaaagcttatcaacatcaatgggagcctttctatTGACTAcatagattgtaaggccagaagggatcgttgtaatcatctagtccgtcctcctgcataacacaggccagagaacctcaccccataacttcagcatcAAGGCCAGAACTTCTGAtctaatgggctttgaatcaggcccataatataCTGTCCAGGAACAGGAGTCCTGCATGCTCGTGATCAGTTTTGCTCCAAGAGGTTGGTGGGTTCTCATTGTCTTGCTCAGCAGCAGGATTTAAAATCTTTCCTCTGTTATTAATGATGGGTCTTTATTTTCTCAGACTTGTATCGAAGGGCAATGCTGGCTCTGAAAATGAGGCAAGAGTGGAGGAAGCAGCCTTCTGCTATCACTCCCTGAAGAAAAGCTCCATATTGTTGACCGCATAAATGTGGTCTCCACCAGGCATGAGAAGTTGATGGCAGATTGTTCTGTGCTGTTATTGCTGTTGGTGTGAAGTTCTATGTTCCCCTCTACCAGTGCAATGTATCTGTGCTCCCACTCAGAACCTCCCAAGTCCCAAAGGGTAAGTGTCCACGAGCATGTGCAGTCAGTATCAGCTCAGGCAGTGAGACTGTCTAACCTAATGGAAACTCTGCTTGAGAGATAAGATTCTCAGGGCTTGTGGAGTCTCAAGCAGCGAGTCTTCAAACTGTAAAGACCAATATCCTCCTCCTAGGGACTGTGGGAATGTCTGGGATTCACACGTGGAAGCTGAAGTGTCACACGTGTAAAGAGTTCTGCCAGCAACCTGGATGCAAACATCTGAATAAAAGGAAATGGAACATTTCTACACCTGACTGGTTTTCTGTGTCTCTTCTTAATGTTCTTTCTCAAACTGTCTTACCCTGTGGTGGGATAGGGGGAACCAGACCAAGTCCCCTCATCCAGTAGGCCAAGGAAGAGGTCTGTGCATGATGCAATCTGTCGACCCAGAAGAGGGCAGCTGGTGTCCATACAAGCCTAGCttcacagggctggggctgagttaGTAGATGTAGATTGAATAATTATCCAACTGGaagatattttttttccagtgacaAGATCAGGAAGGGAGTTTTGGATCCCCTGTGAGGGGGCCTCACTGAGTGTTCAACCAGGCCAACTGAGGCTTTGTTTCTGGAGTCCTCTCCCCCAGGGACCAGC
Encoded proteins:
- the ARL13A gene encoding ADP-ribosylation factor-like protein 13A isoform X1, whose translation is MFQLLSHCWSRLQAIQEPIRKVTLLVMGLDNTGKTSLITEIQRVLSCEVLPTTKPNQTELRMDRFEVSLVDLSGGQRSRGTWHNRYGDAHGIIFVLDSSDVLRMEEAKRTLGRLLAHPRISGKPLLLLANKQDKVDALLPCELIECLSLEKLVNENKSLCRIEPSSATKSLHKSQSRTILQGLRWLLHTIAINYSVLSARVQQDSLDQTAPREQEAPRRAARAHSQTRGERVLLARRDSSQEGSAKIGEYKPLQPIQNILSQEEGPKVPKRKRKKGKVKKKGLVQCGSMADEEEGKAWGGENRASAAVGLLHSNRVGQEKPLPKGTTPLPAGQSTKKKKKKIKNKIKSQESSLEPQNEGISGTFDLYRRAMLALKMRQEWRKQPSAITP
- the ARL13A gene encoding ADP-ribosylation factor-like protein 13A isoform X3 is translated as MDRFEVSLVDLSGGQRSRGTWHNRYGDAHGIIFVLDSSDVLRMEEAKRTLGRLLAHPRISGKPLLLLANKQDKVDALLPCELIECLSLEKLVNENKSLCRIEPSSATKSLHKSQSRTILQGLRWLLHTIAINYSVLSARVQQDSLDQTAPREQEAPRRAARAHSQTRGERVLLARRDSSQEGSAKIGEYKPLQPIQNILSQEEGPKVPKRKRKKGKVKKKGLVQCGSMADEEEGKAWGGENRASAAVGLLHSNRVGQEKPLPKGTTPLPAGQSTKKKKKKIKNKIKSQESSLEPQNEGISGTFDLYRRAMLALKMRQEWRKQPSAITP
- the ARL13A gene encoding ADP-ribosylation factor-like protein 13A isoform X2, with translation MKWLVQDQTLESAAEEEIDSRPGTEVRGSPLSAEYVPAPLPLLVAAAGNTGTNQESDPPCHGPGQYRENLPHNGDTERLANKQDKVDALLPCELIECLSLEKLVNENKSLCRIEPSSATKSLHKSQSRTILQGLRWLLHTIAINYSVLSARVQQDSLDQTAPREQEAPRRAARAHSQTRGERVLLARRDSSQEGSAKIGEYKPLQPIQNILSQEEGPKVPKRKRKKGKVKKKGLVQCGSMADEEEGKAWGGENRASAAVGLLHSNRVGQEKPLPKGTTPLPAGQSTKKKKKKIKNKIKSQESSLEPQNEGISGTFDLYRRAMLALKMRQEWRKQPSAITP
- the ARL13A gene encoding ADP-ribosylation factor-like protein 13A isoform X4 — encoded protein: MFQLLSHCWSRLQAIQEPIRKVTLLVMGLDNTGKTSLITEIQRGEEPAVSSYCWNLGICLCCCQRLANKQDKVDALLPCELIECLSLEKLVNENKSLCRIEPSSATKSLHKSQSRTILQGLRWLLHTIAINYSVLSARVQQDSLDQTAPREQEAPRRAARAHSQTRGERVLLARRDSSQEGSAKIGEYKPLQPIQNILSQEEGPKVPKRKRKKGKVKKKGLVQCGSMADEEEGKAWGGENRASAAVGLLHSNRVGQEKPLPKGTTPLPAGQSTKKKKKKIKNKIKSQESSLEPQNEGISGTFDLYRRAMLALKMRQEWRKQPSAITP